A single window of Pseudarthrobacter defluvii DNA harbors:
- the rsmD gene encoding 16S rRNA (guanine(966)-N(2))-methyltransferase RsmD gives MTRIIAGAGGGTTLTPVPGSLTRPTTDRVKEALFSRLDAFDVIADARVLDLYAGSGSLGVESGSRGAQTVELVESDAKASAVCQRNADLINGVLGRKAVSVHRSKVEPFLDRASEDAAWDLVFLDPPYPLEDAGLSAVLEKLAAHLAPGAVVVVERSSRSPEPAWPDAMTRFAEKKYGETRLWFAEPFVPDAIAAEDLPETTGVPGGAGPEGSDVEGPASTGA, from the coding sequence GTGACCCGGATCATTGCCGGTGCCGGCGGTGGCACAACGTTGACGCCAGTCCCGGGTTCCCTGACCAGGCCTACTACGGACAGGGTCAAGGAAGCACTGTTTTCCCGCCTCGACGCCTTCGACGTGATCGCGGACGCCCGCGTGCTGGACCTTTACGCGGGGTCGGGTTCCCTGGGTGTGGAAAGCGGCAGCAGGGGAGCGCAGACAGTGGAACTGGTGGAGTCCGACGCCAAGGCCAGTGCCGTCTGCCAGCGCAACGCGGATCTTATCAATGGTGTGTTGGGCCGGAAAGCCGTCTCGGTGCACCGCTCCAAGGTGGAGCCCTTCCTTGACCGGGCTTCGGAAGACGCCGCCTGGGACTTGGTGTTCCTGGATCCGCCGTACCCGTTGGAGGATGCCGGGCTGTCCGCGGTGCTGGAGAAACTTGCAGCGCACCTGGCCCCTGGAGCCGTCGTGGTGGTGGAACGATCCTCACGTTCGCCGGAACCGGCATGGCCCGATGCGATGACGAGGTTCGCCGAGAAGAAGTACGGGGAGACCCGGCTGTGGTTTGCCGAGCCGTTCGTGCCCGACGCCATCGCCGCGGAGGACCTGCCCGAGACCACCGGCGTGCCCGGCGGTGCCGGGCCTGAAGGTAGCGACGTGGAAGGCCCTGCTTCCACCGGCGCCTAG
- the rpmF gene encoding 50S ribosomal protein L32, whose protein sequence is MAVPKRKMSRSNTRARRSQWKATAPHLVKTVENGQVTYSLPHQAKVVTDSAGTALFLEYKGRKVADV, encoded by the coding sequence GTGGCTGTTCCCAAGCGGAAAATGTCTCGCTCGAATACCCGCGCCCGCCGCTCGCAGTGGAAGGCGACCGCCCCCCACCTGGTGAAGACCGTTGAGAACGGCCAGGTCACCTACAGCCTGCCGCACCAGGCAAAGGTCGTTACCGACTCTGCTGGCACCGCGCTGTTCCTTGAGTACAAGGGCCGCAAGGTCGCTGACGTCTAA
- a CDS encoding spermidine synthase: protein MSGGSGGAASRFLRTTGQHAAIEPDAFTHGGYVLSIGGAEQSHVNLDRPEEIFYEYLRRIGHLVDLAAPAGQPIRALHLGAGALTLARYVQATRPGSVQYAVELERELLDFVLRHLPLPEGTDLTTIIGDAREALGELAPDLTFDVVILDIFSGPDAPAHIATSGFYREARQRLRPDGLLVVNVGDESALTLVRSQVAAMREAMADVAAFAEAGMFEGRYPGNIILAGTQGPWPEAWTAELTARGPHPARVLAGVDLDPYSG, encoded by the coding sequence ATGTCCGGCGGCAGCGGCGGGGCCGCCAGCCGGTTCCTCCGGACAACGGGCCAGCACGCCGCCATTGAACCCGACGCGTTTACGCATGGCGGCTATGTGCTCAGCATTGGCGGAGCCGAACAGTCCCATGTGAACCTGGACCGCCCGGAGGAGATTTTTTACGAATACCTCCGCAGGATCGGGCATCTGGTGGATCTTGCAGCTCCGGCAGGACAACCGATCAGGGCCCTGCACCTCGGCGCGGGGGCGCTGACGCTGGCCCGGTACGTCCAGGCAACCCGTCCCGGTTCAGTGCAGTACGCGGTGGAGCTGGAGCGCGAGCTGCTCGACTTTGTCCTCCGGCACCTGCCCCTGCCCGAGGGAACAGACCTGACCACGATCATCGGCGATGCCCGCGAGGCACTGGGAGAGCTGGCTCCGGACCTCACGTTCGACGTCGTGATCCTGGACATTTTCTCCGGCCCTGACGCCCCGGCCCACATCGCCACCAGCGGCTTCTATCGCGAAGCGCGGCAACGCCTGCGCCCGGACGGGCTGCTGGTGGTCAATGTGGGCGACGAATCGGCGCTCACGCTTGTCAGGAGCCAGGTGGCGGCAATGCGCGAAGCCATGGCTGATGTGGCAGCGTTTGCCGAGGCGGGGATGTTCGAGGGCCGGTACCCGGGCAATATCATCCTGGCGGGGACGCAGGGTCCCTGGCCGGAAGCCTGGACAGCCGAACTGACCGCACGCGGTCCGCACCCCGCGCGGGTCCTGGCGGGGGTGGACCTGGACCCCTATTCCGGCTAG
- the rnc gene encoding ribonuclease III, which yields MSSTEELLKRLGVSIDAGTLRLALTHRSYAYENGGIPTNERLEFLGDSILGFSVTDALYRDNPDLPEGELAKRRSAVVSTRALAGIGRSLGIGEYIYLGQGEKLTHGKNKASILADTMEALIGATYVSNDIETARQLVMRLVGPLLKDAAVLGAGTDWKTSIQELAASRQLGSIHYAVDGTGPDHARTFTAVLNIGGTAYGKGSGHSKKEAEQEAAADAWRVLSGAAAQAASSAGAGSVAAQ from the coding sequence ATGTCTTCAACTGAAGAGCTTCTGAAGCGTCTCGGTGTCTCTATTGACGCCGGGACGCTTCGTCTTGCGCTCACCCACCGTTCGTACGCCTACGAGAATGGCGGCATACCCACCAACGAGCGGCTCGAGTTCCTGGGCGACTCCATCCTCGGATTCTCAGTAACCGATGCCCTCTACCGGGACAACCCGGACCTGCCTGAAGGTGAACTCGCCAAGCGGCGCTCCGCCGTCGTGAGTACCCGTGCACTGGCCGGAATCGGCCGCAGCCTCGGCATCGGGGAGTACATCTACCTCGGCCAGGGCGAGAAGCTCACCCACGGCAAGAACAAGGCGTCCATCCTCGCAGACACCATGGAGGCCCTGATAGGGGCAACCTACGTCTCCAACGACATCGAGACAGCGCGCCAGCTGGTCATGCGGCTGGTCGGTCCGCTGCTGAAGGATGCGGCCGTCCTGGGCGCCGGTACCGACTGGAAGACCAGCATCCAGGAACTTGCGGCCAGCCGGCAGTTGGGCAGTATCCACTATGCGGTGGACGGGACCGGTCCGGACCATGCCCGCACCTTCACCGCCGTCCTGAACATCGGCGGAACGGCGTACGGCAAGGGTTCCGGCCACTCCAAAAAGGAAGCGGAACAGGAAGCCGCGGCGGATGCCTGGCGCGTGCTTTCCGGCGCTGCGGCCCAGGCGGCCTCCAGTGCCGGTGCCGGCTCCGTGGCCGCCCAGTAG
- a CDS encoding DUF3515 domain-containing protein → MHQLHLPLSARAARMAMAGAVAALTLSACSPAVDVTAAKDAANPACAPMMVALPDAIGDSKLRKTNSQATAAWGDPSQVILRCGVNVPGPTTDRCVTVNGIDWVIKEGDPVWTLTTYGREPATEILMDPDKISSATVLADLAAAAAKVPSSRNCVGQEELQNLPKSQ, encoded by the coding sequence ATGCACCAGCTCCACCTGCCCCTGTCCGCCCGCGCCGCCAGGATGGCAATGGCCGGGGCAGTCGCCGCCCTTACCCTGTCTGCCTGCTCTCCAGCAGTGGATGTCACCGCCGCCAAGGACGCCGCCAATCCGGCGTGCGCGCCAATGATGGTGGCCCTCCCGGATGCCATTGGCGATTCAAAGCTGCGGAAGACCAACAGCCAGGCCACCGCGGCATGGGGCGATCCATCACAGGTCATCCTGCGCTGCGGGGTCAACGTGCCCGGGCCGACCACCGACCGCTGCGTCACCGTCAACGGCATCGACTGGGTCATCAAGGAGGGCGACCCGGTATGGACGCTGACCACCTACGGCCGGGAACCTGCCACAGAGATCCTGATGGACCCGGACAAGATCAGCTCCGCAACGGTACTGGCAGACCTGGCCGCAGCAGCCGCCAAGGTCCCCTCCTCGCGGAACTGCGTGGGCCAGGAGGAGCTGCAGAACCTGCCCAAGAGCCAGTAG
- the thiL gene encoding thiamine-phosphate kinase, giving the protein MPEDLRNRVDRQPTVAGLSEADLLARIFPRLRMEAGHTTSTLLGPGDDAAVVAAPDGKTVVSIDTQVQDQDFRLLWPNGYRTTGFDVGWKAAAQNLSDINAMGAEATSMVVSLTLPVDTPVSWVEDLADGLTAGIRELGAARCSVAGGDLGRGREISVTVAVLGTLDGGRPVLRSGARAGDILALAGTVGHAAAGLALLEADVPMGTLGPAERAFVDLQCRPRPPLAAGPAARDAGATAMLDISDGLLLDGNRLAAASNVAVSLDPDRLARLADLLAPAACLLDADPAQWVLGGGEDHGLLATFPADVQLPPGFTALGSIHALGTDDGPGVLTAGRAVDTGGWDHFAH; this is encoded by the coding sequence GTGCCTGAAGACCTGCGTAACCGCGTTGACCGCCAGCCTACTGTCGCCGGCCTTTCCGAAGCCGACCTGCTGGCCCGGATTTTTCCGCGCCTCCGGATGGAGGCCGGGCATACCACAAGCACTTTGCTGGGGCCGGGCGATGATGCCGCCGTCGTCGCAGCCCCGGACGGGAAGACCGTTGTCAGCATCGATACCCAGGTCCAGGACCAGGACTTCCGGCTGCTGTGGCCCAACGGCTACCGCACCACCGGATTCGACGTCGGGTGGAAGGCAGCCGCGCAGAACCTCAGCGACATCAATGCGATGGGCGCGGAGGCAACGTCCATGGTGGTCAGCCTCACCCTTCCCGTCGACACGCCCGTCAGCTGGGTGGAGGACCTGGCGGACGGGCTCACAGCCGGCATCCGGGAGCTCGGAGCAGCCCGCTGTTCGGTCGCGGGCGGGGACCTGGGCCGCGGCCGCGAAATTTCGGTGACGGTGGCCGTGCTGGGAACGCTCGACGGCGGGCGGCCGGTCCTCCGGTCAGGCGCCCGGGCAGGGGACATCCTGGCACTGGCAGGAACAGTCGGCCACGCCGCGGCAGGCTTGGCCCTGCTTGAAGCGGACGTCCCGATGGGCACCCTGGGCCCGGCGGAACGTGCCTTCGTGGATCTGCAGTGCCGCCCCCGTCCGCCGCTGGCTGCAGGACCGGCCGCCAGGGACGCAGGTGCCACGGCAATGCTGGACATTTCCGACGGGCTCCTGCTCGACGGCAACAGGCTGGCTGCCGCCAGCAACGTCGCCGTCTCCCTCGATCCGGACCGCCTTGCCCGCCTGGCGGATCTCCTGGCCCCCGCAGCTTGCTTGCTCGATGCAGATCCCGCACAGTGGGTGCTGGGTGGCGGCGAGGACCACGGACTGCTGGCCACATTCCCTGCCGATGTTCAGCTGCCACCCGGATTCACTGCGCTAGGCTCGATACATGCACTCGGTACCGACGATGGCCCGGGCGTCCTGACAGCGGGCCGGGCCGTGGACACCGGGGGATGGGATCACTTTGCACACTAA
- a CDS encoding YceD family protein, translated as MAFDVKDLGRSPGSMRTLKEHVPAPGDLGVALIGVQEGSDVELDLRLEAVHEGILVSGTVLAEVTGECGRCLDPLAYDLEVNVQELFFYEGAEFSDGEENEEQRRVEHDVIDLEPVLRDAVVTNLPFQPVCREDCQGLCSECGARLEDEPGHHHEVLDPRWAALADMAKPDRQN; from the coding sequence TTGGCGTTCGACGTCAAGGACCTCGGGCGCAGCCCGGGAAGCATGCGGACGCTGAAGGAACATGTACCCGCACCGGGTGATCTTGGTGTGGCGCTCATTGGTGTTCAGGAAGGCTCGGATGTCGAGCTCGACCTGAGGCTTGAGGCCGTACACGAAGGAATTCTGGTATCAGGAACCGTTCTCGCCGAAGTAACCGGTGAGTGCGGCCGATGCCTGGATCCCCTTGCGTATGACCTTGAGGTCAATGTGCAAGAACTTTTCTTCTACGAGGGCGCTGAGTTCTCGGACGGAGAAGAAAATGAAGAGCAACGTCGAGTCGAGCACGATGTAATCGATCTTGAACCGGTGTTGCGGGACGCGGTTGTCACCAATCTGCCGTTCCAGCCGGTGTGCCGGGAAGACTGCCAGGGCCTTTGTTCCGAATGCGGAGCTCGCCTGGAAGACGAGCCGGGGCACCACCACGAGGTCCTGGATCCTCGCTGGGCTGCCCTAGCTGATATGGCTAAGCCTGACCGGCAAAATTGA
- a CDS encoding ATP-dependent DNA helicase RecG yields the protein MNAELDLALERRIGKRSAAVIEKHLGITSVEGLLNYFPRRYLARGELTPISELPLDEEVTLIARVLSSSTRHMQARRGTITDVIVSDDDGQRGLRLVGGQDYRGKVPGTLKISFFNGFKAKNELLQGRRALFSGRVTSFKGKLGLTNPDFQLLDEDPFSDAGHDPEKLAAMPLPVYPATAKLPSWKIQKVIVTLLETVDLGSLADPLPAEVSAREGFLPVADAYRLIHVPETAADWKRARDRFRYQEALVLQSALARRRAQLAAEEATARRPVKEGILAEFDHNLPFTLTAGQAAVGKTLATELAQDTPMNRLLQGEVGSGKTVVALRAMLQVVDAGGQAALLAPTEVLAAQHYDSIRRTLGQLSSDGLLGGLAGANGPSVQVTLLTGSMPTAARKQAMLDAASGTAGIIIGTHALLSDNVSFYDLGLIVVDEQHRFGVEQRDALRAKARKPPHLLVMTATPIPRTVAMTVFGDLETSTLDELPKGRAPITTHLVGLAENPAWVARIWARAREEIDAGHQVYVVCPKIGADDDGDFSPGEAAPPGAEAEEGRELASVTGVVDYLLAEPSLAGVPLAPLHGRQDPELKTDTMAGFTANRIKLLVSTTVIEVGVDVHNATLMVILDADRFGISQLHQLRGRVGRGGLPGTCLLVTALEHGHPSRRRLEAVAATTDGFVLSQEDLKLRREGDILGASQSGGRSTLKLLRVLDHEDVIARAREDAQAIVGRDPLLAGHAGLADAIEKYLNPEKEAFLERG from the coding sequence ATGAACGCTGAGCTGGACCTGGCCCTTGAACGGCGCATTGGAAAGCGGTCCGCCGCGGTCATCGAAAAACACCTCGGCATCACCAGTGTCGAAGGCCTCCTTAACTACTTTCCCCGCCGTTACCTGGCCCGGGGTGAACTGACGCCCATCAGCGAGCTTCCGCTCGACGAGGAAGTCACCCTGATCGCGCGGGTGCTGTCCAGCAGCACGCGGCATATGCAGGCGCGCCGCGGAACCATCACGGACGTCATTGTTTCCGACGACGACGGGCAGCGGGGGCTGCGGCTGGTGGGAGGCCAGGATTACCGCGGCAAGGTGCCGGGAACGCTGAAGATCAGCTTCTTCAACGGGTTCAAAGCGAAAAACGAACTCCTGCAGGGACGCCGCGCCCTCTTTTCCGGCAGGGTTACCAGCTTCAAGGGAAAGCTTGGCCTCACAAACCCCGACTTCCAGCTCCTGGACGAGGATCCTTTCAGCGACGCCGGTCACGACCCCGAAAAACTCGCGGCCATGCCCCTCCCGGTTTATCCAGCCACGGCCAAGCTTCCCAGCTGGAAGATCCAGAAGGTGATCGTCACGCTGCTGGAGACCGTGGACCTCGGCTCGCTTGCGGACCCGCTTCCGGCCGAAGTGTCAGCCCGGGAGGGTTTCCTGCCTGTGGCGGACGCGTACCGGCTGATCCACGTGCCCGAAACGGCGGCTGACTGGAAACGAGCACGGGACCGGTTCCGCTACCAGGAGGCCCTGGTACTGCAGTCCGCATTGGCCCGGCGCCGCGCCCAGCTCGCCGCCGAGGAAGCCACCGCCCGCCGCCCCGTCAAGGAAGGAATCCTGGCCGAGTTCGACCACAACCTGCCGTTCACGCTCACGGCCGGCCAGGCCGCCGTCGGCAAAACCCTCGCCACGGAACTGGCGCAGGACACGCCCATGAACCGGCTGCTGCAGGGCGAGGTGGGCTCCGGTAAAACCGTCGTGGCGCTGCGGGCCATGCTCCAGGTGGTGGACGCCGGGGGACAGGCTGCGCTCCTTGCCCCCACCGAGGTGCTTGCGGCCCAGCATTACGACTCCATCCGCCGCACCTTGGGCCAACTCTCCAGCGACGGACTCCTGGGCGGGCTGGCCGGCGCCAACGGCCCTTCCGTCCAGGTCACGCTGCTGACCGGTTCCATGCCCACCGCGGCACGGAAACAAGCCATGCTGGACGCCGCGTCCGGGACCGCGGGGATCATCATCGGCACCCACGCCCTGCTCAGCGACAACGTATCCTTCTACGACCTCGGCCTGATCGTGGTGGACGAACAGCACCGCTTCGGCGTTGAACAGCGCGACGCCCTGCGGGCCAAGGCCCGGAAGCCGCCGCACCTGCTGGTCATGACCGCCACACCCATTCCCCGCACCGTGGCCATGACCGTGTTCGGCGACCTTGAAACCTCCACCCTCGACGAACTGCCCAAGGGCCGGGCCCCCATCACCACCCACCTCGTGGGCCTTGCCGAGAACCCGGCCTGGGTGGCACGGATCTGGGCGCGCGCGCGGGAGGAAATCGACGCCGGCCACCAGGTGTACGTCGTGTGTCCAAAGATTGGAGCGGACGACGACGGCGACTTCAGTCCGGGGGAGGCCGCGCCTCCGGGGGCGGAGGCGGAGGAGGGCCGGGAGCTCGCGTCGGTCACCGGCGTCGTGGATTATCTGCTGGCCGAACCCTCGCTGGCGGGTGTTCCGCTGGCTCCGCTCCACGGCCGCCAGGACCCGGAGTTGAAGACGGACACTATGGCCGGGTTTACTGCCAACCGCATCAAGCTGCTCGTTTCCACCACGGTGATCGAGGTGGGTGTGGACGTGCACAACGCCACCTTGATGGTCATCCTGGACGCGGACAGGTTCGGCATCTCGCAGCTGCACCAGCTCCGTGGCCGCGTGGGCCGCGGCGGCCTGCCCGGGACCTGCCTGCTGGTCACCGCGCTTGAACACGGCCACCCCAGCCGGCGGCGGCTGGAAGCCGTGGCTGCAACCACGGACGGTTTTGTCCTGTCGCAGGAGGACCTCAAGCTACGGCGTGAGGGCGACATCCTGGGCGCATCGCAGTCCGGGGGAAGGTCCACCCTGAAGCTGCTGCGGGTCCTTGACCATGAAGACGTCATTGCCCGCGCCAGGGAAGACGCGCAGGCTATCGTCGGTCGGGATCCGCTGCTGGCCGGACACGCCGGGCTTGCCGATGCCATCGAGAAATACCTCAACCCCGAGAAGGAGGCGTTCCTTGAACGCGGTTAG
- the coaD gene encoding pantetheine-phosphate adenylyltransferase: MRRAVCPGSFDPIHNGHLEVIARAAGLFDEVIVAISTNYAKKYMFSLEERLEMARETLALLKGIVVEPVGEGLLAEYCRQRGVSAIVKGLRSSSDFDYELPMATMNRQLSGVETVFLPAEASYLHLSSTLIKEVSVLGGSVSDYVPRSVHRRMVGGEPSPDQQSRR; the protein is encoded by the coding sequence ATGAGACGCGCTGTGTGCCCCGGATCCTTCGACCCCATCCACAACGGCCATCTCGAAGTCATTGCAAGGGCTGCCGGTCTTTTCGACGAGGTCATCGTCGCTATCTCCACCAACTACGCCAAGAAGTACATGTTCAGCCTGGAAGAGCGGCTGGAGATGGCACGCGAAACCCTCGCGTTACTGAAGGGCATCGTGGTGGAACCGGTGGGCGAGGGGCTCCTGGCGGAGTACTGCCGCCAGCGGGGCGTCTCCGCCATCGTCAAGGGGCTCCGGTCGTCGTCGGACTTTGACTACGAGCTCCCCATGGCCACCATGAACCGGCAGTTGAGCGGCGTGGAAACAGTCTTCCTCCCGGCCGAGGCCAGCTACCTCCACCTGTCCTCCACCCTGATCAAGGAAGTGTCGGTCCTGGGCGGCAGCGTCTCGGACTACGTGCCGCGGTCCGTGCACCGGCGCATGGTCGGCGGCGAGCCTTCGCCTGATCAGCAGTCAAGGCGGTAG
- a CDS encoding DAK2 domain-containing protein: protein MKRWLGKAETALGNHSDRLNAINIFPVADGDTGTNLYLTVRAAARSLVLAEDQPAPVDVGEVLATAGQAAMEEARGNSGTLFSVFLCAAAEPLAGHTRMTSTLLAAALNRAQIRAWSALSDPVPGTMLSVMEAAARAAAAVDAGQDGDDSNHALGLTLDAAVEGALAAVVHTEEQLDALQSARVVDAGGVGMLLILDCLRSAVLGEELQDELLDGLHGYDVSDPHIHALMPDDDGVELMCTITLSPLNAATLRQRLDEIGESVIMSQVGSGPDPDGNYRWRVHVHVPDPDPAVRIIKSLGEPSQISISELALSRDPDVDAVNTGGHER from the coding sequence ATGAAGAGGTGGCTGGGCAAGGCTGAGACTGCCCTGGGAAACCACAGCGACCGGCTCAACGCCATCAACATCTTCCCGGTGGCTGACGGCGATACCGGCACCAACCTGTACCTCACCGTCCGCGCGGCTGCCCGTTCCCTGGTGCTCGCCGAGGACCAGCCGGCACCTGTGGACGTCGGGGAAGTTCTCGCCACGGCCGGCCAGGCAGCCATGGAGGAGGCGCGCGGAAACTCCGGAACGCTTTTCTCGGTGTTCCTGTGCGCCGCGGCCGAGCCGTTGGCCGGGCACACCCGCATGACGTCCACGCTCCTCGCGGCAGCCCTGAACCGTGCCCAGATCCGCGCCTGGTCCGCCCTGAGCGACCCCGTACCCGGAACCATGCTCTCGGTCATGGAAGCGGCTGCCCGTGCTGCAGCCGCCGTCGACGCCGGCCAGGACGGCGATGACAGCAACCACGCCCTGGGCCTCACCCTCGACGCCGCCGTGGAGGGGGCACTGGCCGCCGTGGTCCACACCGAGGAACAGCTCGATGCGCTCCAGTCCGCACGGGTGGTGGATGCCGGCGGGGTGGGCATGCTGCTGATCCTCGACTGCCTCCGCTCCGCTGTGCTGGGCGAGGAACTGCAGGACGAGCTCCTCGACGGCCTGCACGGCTACGACGTCTCCGATCCGCACATCCACGCGTTGATGCCGGACGACGACGGCGTGGAACTCATGTGCACCATCACCCTTTCGCCCCTGAACGCCGCCACGCTGCGGCAGCGGCTCGATGAAATCGGGGAGTCCGTCATCATGAGCCAGGTGGGCAGCGGCCCGGACCCTGACGGAAACTACAGGTGGCGGGTCCACGTGCACGTCCCGGACCCGGACCCGGCCGTGCGCATTATCAAGTCCCTCGGTGAACCGTCCCAGATCAGCATCAGCGAGCTGGCGCTTTCCCGGGACCCTGATGTGGATGCGGTGAACACCGGCGGGCATGAACGCTGA
- a CDS encoding aminotransferase class I/II-fold pyridoxal phosphate-dependent enzyme translates to MHPPRELSTPLAPAPWQRTALGANLLAPDGGLGVTIFEEMTTLAVQTGAINLGQGFPDEDGPVEIREAARAAIAAGANQYAPGKGLPELREAVAAHQERFYGLAPDPATEVVITTGATEGIAASLLAFAGPGDEVLTFEPFYDSYGAIIGLSGATHATVPLAAPDFLPDPAALDAAFSERTRVVLLNNPHNPTGAVFPPEILQRVVDLAAKHGSIIISDEVYEHLTFGVSHTPVATLPGAAARTITISSAGKTFSLTGWKIGWLSGPEELVAAVRTVKQFLTYSSGTPFQTAIAAGLALPDGFYTGIAAALEQKRDILSAGLRAAGFDVFTPKGTYFVNVDTAPLGITDALDLARRLPALVGVAAIPVPVFCHPEGAERMRSLLRFAFCKKTEVLEEAAARLATLRSRL, encoded by the coding sequence ATGCATCCACCACGGGAACTTTCCACGCCCCTGGCACCTGCTCCCTGGCAGCGGACCGCGCTCGGAGCGAACCTGCTTGCTCCGGACGGCGGCCTCGGCGTCACCATCTTCGAGGAGATGACCACCCTGGCCGTCCAGACCGGCGCCATCAACCTGGGACAGGGCTTCCCCGACGAAGACGGGCCGGTGGAGATCAGGGAGGCCGCGCGGGCTGCCATCGCTGCCGGGGCCAACCAGTACGCCCCCGGCAAGGGACTTCCCGAGCTCCGGGAGGCGGTGGCAGCGCACCAGGAACGTTTTTATGGGCTGGCACCGGACCCCGCAACCGAAGTTGTTATCACGACCGGGGCCACCGAAGGCATCGCCGCTTCCCTTCTGGCCTTCGCAGGACCGGGCGACGAGGTGCTGACATTCGAGCCGTTCTACGACTCCTACGGCGCCATCATCGGCCTCTCCGGCGCCACTCACGCCACAGTGCCCTTGGCTGCCCCGGACTTCCTGCCCGACCCTGCGGCACTGGACGCTGCGTTCAGCGAGCGGACACGGGTGGTGCTGCTGAACAATCCGCACAATCCCACGGGGGCAGTTTTTCCACCGGAAATCCTGCAGCGCGTGGTGGACCTTGCAGCGAAGCACGGCAGCATCATCATCTCGGACGAGGTGTACGAGCACCTGACCTTCGGAGTCAGCCACACCCCCGTGGCCACGCTTCCGGGCGCTGCTGCCCGGACCATCACCATTTCCTCCGCCGGAAAGACGTTCTCCCTTACCGGATGGAAGATCGGCTGGCTGAGCGGCCCGGAGGAACTGGTTGCCGCCGTCCGCACCGTTAAGCAGTTCCTGACCTACAGCTCCGGCACTCCGTTCCAGACGGCGATCGCGGCAGGACTCGCCCTGCCGGACGGCTTCTACACAGGTATCGCCGCTGCCCTGGAACAGAAGCGCGATATCCTCAGCGCCGGGCTGCGGGCTGCCGGCTTTGATGTGTTTACCCCAAAGGGAACCTACTTCGTGAATGTGGACACGGCGCCGCTTGGCATCACTGATGCCCTGGACCTCGCCCGGCGGCTGCCGGCACTGGTGGGGGTGGCCGCCATCCCCGTGCCGGTGTTCTGTCATCCGGAAGGAGCGGAACGGATGCGAAGCCTGCTCCGGTTCGCTTTTTGCAAGAAGACAGAGGTCCTGGAGGAGGCTGCCGCGCGGCTGGCAACCCTGCGCAGCAGGCTGTGA
- a CDS encoding D-alanine--D-alanine ligase family protein, whose translation MSHDTTPAGETANTRKPRVAVLFGGRSSEHAVSCVTAAGVLGAINKDKYEVIPIGIAKTGQWVLAPAETAQWSLAASSLPEVVPSSQTVTLAEIGGEHQLIVASPNQVPQELGAVDVVFPLLHGPFGEDGTIQGLLELSDTRYVGAGVLASAVGMDKHYMKVVFEAAGLRVGPYVAVTDRQWRRDPESVRKQVDRLGFPVFVKPARAGSSMGISKVDSLDELDAAIEEARRHDLKLVIEAGIVGREIECAVLEGRGTDAPRTSMPGEISVSGGTHQFYDFTAKYVEDDAAALSCPADIPAEAISRVRELAAAAFDAVGAEGLSRVDFFYTPEGELIINEINTMPGFTPKSMYPQMWAASGLGYADLIDELIYLALNRKTGLR comes from the coding sequence ATGTCCCATGACACAACCCCCGCCGGGGAAACGGCCAACACCAGGAAACCGCGCGTTGCCGTGCTCTTCGGCGGCCGCTCCAGCGAACATGCCGTAAGCTGCGTCACCGCCGCCGGTGTCCTGGGTGCCATTAACAAGGACAAATACGAGGTGATCCCGATCGGGATTGCCAAGACCGGGCAGTGGGTCCTTGCCCCCGCTGAAACGGCGCAGTGGTCCCTCGCGGCGTCCTCCCTCCCCGAGGTGGTGCCGTCGTCGCAGACTGTCACCTTGGCCGAGATCGGCGGGGAACATCAGCTGATCGTGGCATCGCCCAACCAGGTTCCCCAGGAACTGGGCGCCGTTGACGTGGTCTTCCCGCTGCTGCACGGCCCCTTCGGCGAGGACGGCACCATCCAGGGGCTCCTGGAGCTTTCGGACACCCGGTACGTTGGCGCGGGGGTCCTCGCCTCGGCTGTCGGCATGGACAAGCACTACATGAAGGTGGTCTTCGAAGCTGCCGGACTCCGCGTGGGCCCCTATGTGGCAGTGACTGACAGGCAGTGGCGCAGGGATCCCGAGTCCGTCCGCAAGCAAGTGGACCGGCTCGGATTCCCCGTGTTCGTCAAGCCGGCCCGCGCCGGCTCGTCCATGGGGATCTCCAAGGTCGACTCCCTGGACGAGCTGGACGCTGCCATCGAAGAAGCCCGCCGCCACGATCTCAAGCTCGTCATCGAAGCGGGCATTGTGGGACGCGAAATCGAATGCGCGGTCCTGGAAGGCAGGGGCACCGACGCGCCGCGGACCTCCATGCCCGGGGAAATCTCCGTATCCGGCGGAACCCACCAGTTTTATGACTTCACGGCCAAGTACGTCGAGGATGACGCCGCGGCCCTCAGCTGCCCCGCGGACATTCCTGCCGAGGCAATTTCCAGGGTCCGCGAACTGGCTGCCGCCGCGTTCGACGCCGTCGGCGCCGAGGGCCTGAGCCGCGTGGACTTCTTTTACACGCCCGAGGGCGAGCTGATCATCAATGAGATCAACACGATGCCCGGCTTCACACCCAAGAGCATGTACCCGCAGATGTGGGCTGCATCCGGCCTGGGCTACGCCGACCTGATCGACGAACTCATCTACCTGGCCCTGAACCGCAAGACCGGCCTCCGCTGA